The Faecalibacterium sp. I3-3-33 DNA window TTGTCCCCTGCCTTGATGGCGGCGCGACAGGAGATGGAGTGCAGCACCCACTCGGTGTGCTCGTTCAGCGCGTCCCGGCTGCCCTTGAGCAGGCGGTCAGCGATCTCCACCAGCAAGTCCTCAGCGTTCTGCGGCTCTACGTCCGCAGGCACGGCGCGCAGTAGCATGGTACTGCCGCCAAAATCGGCTACGTCCAGACCGGCGTTTTCCAGCAGGGGCTGGTTTTCCAGCAGCGCCTGCTTTTCCTCTGCGGAAAGGTCGATGGCAGCGGGCTGCAACAGCAGCTGACTGGGCACGTTGCCGTAATTGGCGGCAAGCTTTTCGTACAGCTGACGTTCGTGGGCGGCGTGCTTGTCAATCAGACACAGCTCGTCTCCCCGCTCTGCCAGAATATAGGTGCGGAAAACCTCGCCCACATACCTCAGAGGTTCTTCTCCCTGCGGCACATCAAAGCCCAGCTGTTCCGGCTGCTCGGGTTCCTCCGGCTGGTAGGGCACCGTTGCGGCTTCGATCTCCGGGGCGGCGGACATGGTGTTCCATGCCGCCATGTGATCCAGCAGCGGGTCGGCTGCGGCGTCCGTCTCCGGGTGCACGTCCAGCTGTGCCTCAGCAGCGGCTGCCCGGAAGGGCTGCGGTGCGATTTGGACTTCGGTTGCATCCGGCTTTTCCGGGCTGTGGAGGGTGACCACCGGGTCCAGAATGTCCTCTGCAAGGGCAGACTGCCGCCACGAGGGCACAGCAGCAGCCGTGCGGACAGGCTGTGCGGGCTGTACCGGCGAGGTATCTGCCGTAAAAGCCGGGGTTTTCACCGTGGCAGCGGCGGGGCGCTGCGGCTGCGGGGCTTCCCAACGCTGCGCGGGCAGCGTACCGGGGTCCGCCTGACCCGGAATGACGGCAGAAAGTCCTGTAAAGTGACTATTCTTTACAGCATTTTCGCTTTGTGTATCGTTTTCTTTTTCGGTTTTCTCTTTTTCGTCTGCTTCAAAGGTAAATCGCCGTTCCCCGGTGCCGGGCTGTGCCAGCGCCAGCTTGACCGCGTGGTAAACGACGTCGAACACGTCATTTTCCCGGGCAAAACGGGCTTCGATCTTTGCAGGGTGGACATTGACGTCCACAAGGTCGGTGGGCATTTCCAGCAGCAGGATGCCGCCCGGGAACTTGCCCTGCATGGTCGTGCCCTTAAAGGCCATTTCCATGCCCGCCATGATGGTGCGGTTGCGCACATAGCGGCCATTGATGTAGAAATGCTGCATACTGCGGCTGGCGCGGCAGCTCTTGGGCGGGGTGATCAAACCGGTGACCCGGTACAGTCCTTCCTCGGAGTGCACCTCGATGAGGTCGCGGCTGAACTCCCGCCCCAGCACTGCATAGGCGGCGCTGCGCAGCTGACCATCACCGGGGGTGACGTATTGCAGCTTGCCTTCCCGGATGAATTTGACGCTGACCTCCGGGTGGCTGAGCGCCACATGCCCTACGTTATCTGCCACAAAGGTGCCCTCACTGGAGTCCTTTTTGAGGAACTTCATGCGGGCGGGGGTGTTGTAGAACAGGTCCTGCACCCGGATGGTGGTGCCCACGGCGCGGGCGGCAGGCTCTCTGCCCTGCTCCTCGCCGCCGGCGATGCGGTAGCAGGTAGCAAACTCGTCCACCTCGGTGCGGGTGAGTAGCTCTACCCTCGCTACGCTGGCAATGGAAGCCAGTGCCTCGCCACGGAAGCCCAGCGTATGGATGCTGTTCAGATCGTCCGGTTTTTCAATTTTGCTGGTGGCGTGGCGGATGAAGGCTGTCGGGATATACTCGGCATCAATGCCGGTGCCGTTATCGCTGATCTCGATCAACTTTACGCCGCCGGACTCGATGCTGACGGTGACCTGCGTCGCACCGGCGTCGATGGAGTTTTCCAAAAGCTCCTTGACCACCGATGCCGGGCGCTCCACCACCTCACCGGCGGCGATCAGCTCCGCAGTATGCTTATCCAGTACATGGATGACTGCCATGGTCTTTCCCTCCCTTGTGGTTACTATTTTTTATGGTCAGCCGTTCAGGCTGCCCTTGAGGGTCTTTTTCAGCTCGTACAAGAAATTCAGCGCTTCAATGGGGGTAAGCGTTTCCACATCCACGGCTTCCAGCTTTTCCATCATCTCGCTGGGCACTGCCGGGGAATTGTACTCCTGCAAAGCGTCAAAATCCATCTGCTCCACCTTGTTTTTGGGAGCAGATGCTTCCAGTGTGCGCAGTACCTCGTGGGCGCGGCGGGTCACGCTGCCGGGCAGACCGGCCAGCTTTGCCACCTCGATGCCGTAGCTGTCATCGGCGGGGCCGCGCACGATGCGCCGCAGGAAGGTGATGTCCTCGCCGCGCTTTTTGACCGCGATGTTGTAGTTTTTTACGCCCTCCACGGTGCCTTCCAGTTCGGTCAGCTCGTGGTAGTGGGTGGCGAACAAGGTCTTGCAGCCCAGCCCCTTGGCGGGGTCTGCGATATGCTCCACCACGGCGCGGGCAATGCTCATGCCGTCAAAGGTAGAGGTGCCGCGACCGATCTCGTCCAGCACCACAAGGCTTTTGGCGGTGGCGTTTTTCAGGATCTCCGCCACCTCGGTCATCTCCACCATAAAGGTGGACTGACCTGCGGCAAGGTCGTCCGATGCGCCGATGCGGGTGAAGATGGCGTCCACCACACCCACATGACAGCTGGCTGCCGGCACAAAGGAGCCGATCTGCGCCATCAGGGCGATAAGGGCATTCTGACGCATATAGGTGGATTTACCCGCCATGTTGGGGCCGGTGATGATAAGGCAGCGGTCGGTGGTGCAGTTGAGAGTGGTATCGTTGGGCACGAACATACTGCCCTTGAGCACCTGCTCCACCACGGGGTGACGCCCCTCGGTGATGGTCAGCACATCGCTGTCGTCCACCACGGGGCGGCAGTAGTTGTTTTCCGCAGCGACCTGCGCCAGCGCCGCCAGCACATCCAGCTGAGCAATGGCGTTGGCAGTGCGCTGGATACGATCCAGTTGTGCACCGATGCTTTCCAGCAGCTCATCAAACAAGCGGCGTTCCAGCGAGATGAGCCGCTCGTGTGCGCCAAGGATCTTGCTTTCCAGTTCCTTCAGCTCCTGCGTGATGTAACGCTCGCCGGAGGTGAGGGTCTGCTTGCGGATATAGGTCTCCGGCACGAGGTTCTTATAGGAGTTGCTCACCTCGATGAAGTAGCCGAACACATGGTTATAGCCGATTTTCAGCTTAGGGATGCCGGTCTCCTGCCGCAGACGAGCTTCCAGCTGCGCCAGCACGCCCTTGGTGTTATCGCGGATGGAGCGCAGCTCGTCCACCTCGGCATGGTAACCCTTGGCGATAACGCCGCCATCCTTGAGGGTGGAGGGTGCATCCGGATCCACTGCGGCATAAATGCGCGCCTTGATATCCTCCAGCGGGTCGATACTGGCCGCAAGTTCGGAAAGTTCCGGGCAATTGCAGCCCTCTGCCTGCTTGCGCAGACCGGGCAGACGGTCGCAAGTCTGAGCGAGAGTGTAGATCTCCTTGGGGGTGGCTGAGCCGTACACCGCGCGGGTCATCAGGCGCTCCAGATCCGCGATGTAGTGCAATTCCTCGGTCAGGTCGCCGCGCACCATGGTCTGGCGCACCAGCGCCTCCACAGCGTTCAGGCGGTGGTTGATGAGCTGGCTGGAAATAAGCGGCTGCTCGATCCAGCTGCGCAGCATACGCTTGCCCATGGCGGTGCTGGTCTTATCCAGCACCCACAGCAGGGTGCCGCGCTTTTCGCGGCCGCGCAGGGTCTCGGTCAGCTCAAGGTTTGCCCGGGTGACCGGCGAAAGCCGCATGAACTGGGCCTCGTTGTAAGTAATGACGGTCTTTAACCGCTCCACACCCTTGATCTGGGTATCGTGCAGATATTCCAGCAGCGCAGCCATGGCAAAGCGCACCAGCCCCTCGGCGGCTATGCCGGTGGTCTGCGGCCAGTCCCGGCCAAACTGCTCTTCCAGCGCAGAAGCCACCAGCCCCGGCGCATAGCGTTCGTCCTCGACCAGTTCCACCGAGCAGCTCATGTTCTTTTTGATGTACGCGGTCACCTCGCGGCAGTCCAGCAGGCCGGGGTTCAGCAGCACCTCGCTGGGGTGGTAGCGGCACAGCTCGGTAATGACCGCCGGGGCGATCTTGTCCGCCGTCAGCTCGGTGATATGCGCCGTACCGGTGGAAACGTCCGCAAAGCAAAGGCCGGCCTTTTTGCCCTTGAGGTACAGGCTGGCAATGTAGTTGTTGCGGTCGTCCTGCAGCATACTGCTTTCAATGACCGTACCGGGGGTGACGACCCGGATGATGTCCCGCTTGACAAGCCCCTTGGCTTTGGCGGGGTCCTCCACCTGCTCGCAGATGGCCACCTTATAGCCCTTAGCGATCAGGCGCGCCACATAGCCCTCGTAGCTGTGGAAGGGCACGCCGCACATGGGAGCGCGCTCCGCAAGGCCGCACTGCTTGCCGGTAAGGGTAAGATCCAGCTCCCGGGAGGCCGTGACGGCATCGTCGAAGAACATCTCGTAAAAATCGCCGATGCGGTAAAAAAGAATTTCGTCCTTATGTTGGTTTTTGATATCAAGATACTGCTGCATCATGGGCGAAAGCTCTGCCATGGTTTTTCCTCTTTCCCTTGTATGGTTCCGTCAGCCGGTTTGCGGGCTGTAACCGCCGGTGCAAACAAAACGCGGTCTGTATTGCACAGCCGCGTTCCGGTCAAAAAAGTTTGCTCAGTGGCAACCGCCGCAGGTAGAGCAGCTGCCGGTGCAGGAGGCAGAAGGCTCCTGCACGGTCATGGGGTCGCCGCCGTTCATGGCGGTGTTGATGATGGCGTCGATATAGTTGACCAGATTCTCGCACTCGCGCTTGGCCTCGTTGTAAGCCACCATGCCCTCGTTGCCCATGATCTGGCCGTAAAGGCTGTTCACCTTCTCGTTCAGCTCAGCGATGCGGGCGTCGTCGCGCTCGTTCTTGCCGATCTCGTTGTTCAGGTCCATGCGGGCCAGATTGAACTCGCCGATCAGGTTCTGCAGTTCCTCATCCTTATCGTTTGCCTTGCGGGCCTGATCCAGAATGACGTAGCGGGGGTCGGTCTGAAGTGCCATAGCGGCACGCTTGAAAAGATCAATGCAATCCATGATTGGGTTCTCCTTGTTGTTTTTATTCTTTCTGGGGCAAGTTTGCCCCGGAATCACTTTTTTATGCTTCCACCTCGCCCAGCAGCACGGTAGCGCGGGCACCGGTAAGATGTACGGTCGCGTAGCTGCCCAGCAGTGCCGGGTCGGCGGCGAACTCCACGGTCAGGTTGTTGTCCAGCCGGCCGGAAAGGGTGCCCTCATTGCGGCCAAAGCCCTCCACCAGCACCCGGACGGTCTGCCCTACCTGCGCCTTGACCAGTGCCATGGCGATCTCGTCCTGCGTAGTCAGCAGGCGGGTCATGCGGTCGGTCTTTTCCTTGCGGGGGGTGGGGTCCGGCATTTCGGCAGCCTTGGTGCCGGTGCGCTTGGAGTAGATAAAGGTGAACAGCTGCATATAGCCCACCTTGCGCACCAGCTCCAGCGTTTTTACAAAGTCCTCCTCGGTCTCGCCGGGGAAGCCCACGATGATATCGCTGGAGAAGGTGATGCCGGGCACGGACTTGCGGGCATAATCGATGAGCTCCAGATACTGCTCCACCGTATAGTGGCGGTTCATCTGCTGCAAAAGCCGGTCGGAGCCGCACTGCACCGGCAGATGCAGATGCTTGCACAGCTTCGGCTGGGCGGCGATGGTATCGATGAGCTTATGGCTGGCGTCCTTGGGGTGGCTGGTCATAAAGCGGATATGATAATCGCCGGGCACGGTGCACAGCAGGTTGAGCAGGTCGGAGAAATCGATCTGCTCTTCCAGACCCTTGCCGTAGCTGTTCACGTTCTGACCCAGCAGGGTGATCTCCTTATAGCC harbors:
- the mutL gene encoding DNA mismatch repair endonuclease MutL; protein product: MAVIHVLDKHTAELIAAGEVVERPASVVKELLENSIDAGATQVTVSIESGGVKLIEISDNGTGIDAEYIPTAFIRHATSKIEKPDDLNSIHTLGFRGEALASIASVARVELLTRTEVDEFATCYRIAGGEEQGREPAARAVGTTIRVQDLFYNTPARMKFLKKDSSEGTFVADNVGHVALSHPEVSVKFIREGKLQYVTPGDGQLRSAAYAVLGREFSRDLIEVHSEEGLYRVTGLITPPKSCRASRSMQHFYINGRYVRNRTIMAGMEMAFKGTTMQGKFPGGILLLEMPTDLVDVNVHPAKIEARFARENDVFDVVYHAVKLALAQPGTGERRFTFEADEKEKTEKENDTQSENAVKNSHFTGLSAVIPGQADPGTLPAQRWEAPQPQRPAAATVKTPAFTADTSPVQPAQPVRTAAAVPSWRQSALAEDILDPVVTLHSPEKPDATEVQIAPQPFRAAAAEAQLDVHPETDAAADPLLDHMAAWNTMSAAPEIEAATVPYQPEEPEQPEQLGFDVPQGEEPLRYVGEVFRTYILAERGDELCLIDKHAAHERQLYEKLAANYGNVPSQLLLQPAAIDLSAEEKQALLENQPLLENAGLDVADFGGSTMLLRAVPADVEPQNAEDLLVEIADRLLKGSRDALNEHTEWVLHSISCRAAIKAGDKSSPQELMALAEKILSGEVPPFCPHGRPCVLKLTRKELEKQFGRIV
- the mutS gene encoding DNA mismatch repair protein MutS; this encodes MAELSPMMQQYLDIKNQHKDEILFYRIGDFYEMFFDDAVTASRELDLTLTGKQCGLAERAPMCGVPFHSYEGYVARLIAKGYKVAICEQVEDPAKAKGLVKRDIIRVVTPGTVIESSMLQDDRNNYIASLYLKGKKAGLCFADVSTGTAHITELTADKIAPAVITELCRYHPSEVLLNPGLLDCREVTAYIKKNMSCSVELVEDERYAPGLVASALEEQFGRDWPQTTGIAAEGLVRFAMAALLEYLHDTQIKGVERLKTVITYNEAQFMRLSPVTRANLELTETLRGREKRGTLLWVLDKTSTAMGKRMLRSWIEQPLISSQLINHRLNAVEALVRQTMVRGDLTEELHYIADLERLMTRAVYGSATPKEIYTLAQTCDRLPGLRKQAEGCNCPELSELAASIDPLEDIKARIYAAVDPDAPSTLKDGGVIAKGYHAEVDELRSIRDNTKGVLAQLEARLRQETGIPKLKIGYNHVFGYFIEVSNSYKNLVPETYIRKQTLTSGERYITQELKELESKILGAHERLISLERRLFDELLESIGAQLDRIQRTANAIAQLDVLAALAQVAAENNYCRPVVDDSDVLTITEGRHPVVEQVLKGSMFVPNDTTLNCTTDRCLIITGPNMAGKSTYMRQNALIALMAQIGSFVPAASCHVGVVDAIFTRIGASDDLAAGQSTFMVEMTEVAEILKNATAKSLVVLDEIGRGTSTFDGMSIARAVVEHIADPAKGLGCKTLFATHYHELTELEGTVEGVKNYNIAVKKRGEDITFLRRIVRGPADDSYGIEVAKLAGLPGSVTRRAHEVLRTLEASAPKNKVEQMDFDALQEYNSPAVPSEMMEKLEAVDVETLTPIEALNFLYELKKTLKGSLNG
- a CDS encoding YlbF family regulator translates to MDCIDLFKRAAMALQTDPRYVILDQARKANDKDEELQNLIGEFNLARMDLNNEIGKNERDDARIAELNEKVNSLYGQIMGNEGMVAYNEAKRECENLVNYIDAIINTAMNGGDPMTVQEPSASCTGSCSTCGGCH
- the miaB gene encoding tRNA (N6-isopentenyl adenosine(37)-C2)-methylthiotransferase MiaB — protein: MVFLEYINFEHNAVAAELVRQTYDTPPLAFVHSYGCQQNVNDGERIKGVLVDIGYGLCDKPEDADLILFNTCAVREHAEQRVFGNVGALKGLKEKKPGLIIGLCGCMANQQHVVEKLRKSYPYVDLVFGVDGIDTLPQLVAQKLQKHKRVLLDPAQRPVIVENIPIRRESEFRAWLPIMYGCDNFCTYCIVPYVRGREKSRKPGDILAEFRSLVEAGYKEITLLGQNVNSYGKGLEEQIDFSDLLNLLCTVPGDYHIRFMTSHPKDASHKLIDTIAAQPKLCKHLHLPVQCGSDRLLQQMNRHYTVEQYLELIDYARKSVPGITFSSDIIVGFPGETEEDFVKTLELVRKVGYMQLFTFIYSKRTGTKAAEMPDPTPRKEKTDRMTRLLTTQDEIAMALVKAQVGQTVRVLVEGFGRNEGTLSGRLDNNLTVEFAADPALLGSYATVHLTGARATVLLGEVEA